The Aminipila terrae nucleotide sequence TGAGATTAACGGAATGGAAGTTGCTTCAGGTTCATATGGCCCCATTTTCTTGATAGTCAGTGGGGAGTGTTTGATACCTGGGTAGGTATTGGATTTGGCATAGAGAGACTTACCATGGCACTGTCTAAAAGCAAAACTATTAAGCGTTATGGACGAAGTATTTCTTTTATAGACGGACAACCATTGAATATTTAATGAGCAAATTTTGGTGAGGTAGGAAAATGACCAGATTGAGGACAGAATGGATTGAATATATGCTGGATGGCATGGAAGAATACAATAAACAGCTGAAAATCAAAACAGGTATGGATTTAGCTGATTTCATCAAAGACACATTTAATATGCAGGAAGCAGTTTTCCAACAGGCAAGAGATACTAAAAAGATTGCAGTGGTTCCCATTACCCAGGGTGAAGGCATTATAAGCTCTTTCAGTGAATCCGTAGCCGCTATCATTAAATCCATAGGATTTAATGCTTTAGTAACAGAACATACAGATATAGATGGCATCTATGAAGGTACTGAAAAAGGTTGTGACATATTCTTTTTTGCGGATGATGCAAGATATCTGGCTTTAAATATAAAAAGTGGAAATGTTTGTGATAATAACTATGCTACAGCATTAGGATTTATCAAGGTACTTAAGGCTTTAATGAATAAAAATGGGAAAAACATCCGTGAAGAAAAAATTCTTCAGATTGGTTATGGAATTGTAGGCAGAGAATCAGAGAAAATCTTGTTACAAGACAAAATAAACTTTGATATTTTCGATAAAAACTTGGATGTAATTAAAGAATTACCATATGAAAAATTAACAGAGAAAGATCAGATCAGGAATTACAATTATATAGTAGACTTTACCAATGAAGGGGGCTGGCTGAAAAAAGAGTGTCTCAGCCCAGATCTTTTGTATGTAAGTCCAGGGGTACCATATTCCATGGATAGTGAAGCTGAAGCGTATTTTGAGAACAGAGCGGTTCACGACAATCTTGAAATAGGAACTGCCATTATGTTGGGAAGGGTTATTGCTGATTAAATTCAGCTTTTTACATGGGGTGCGGATCGTATGGATCACATGGACTCTAAATCCATGAAGCCGGGTGAGACTCCCGGGCACCTCGCCATTATTAAACCAATCTCAGATTATGGGCAGGAGGTTGCAATATGATTCAAATGGTACTTTTGACTGGGTTTCTGGGTGCAGGCAAAACAACTTTGATGCAAAGATTACTTGATACTTACAGGGAACACAAAATCGGTGTGATTGTCAATGAGTTTGGACAGATAAATATTGATGCCAAACTGGTAAGTCGTGACGGTATCCTTATGAAAGAATTGTCAAATGGTTCGATTTTCTGCGCCTGTATAAAAGATAAATTTGTGGATGGTCTCATAGATATGTCTAAGAGGGATATAGAGTATCTGTTTATTGAAGCATCTGGACTGGCAGACCCGTCAAATATGGGCAATATCATTGAGGGAATCCGTAAGGCTACAAATAACAATTATATTTTGAAAGGCACTATCTGTATTGCAGATGGCCTGAACTTTGCGGATATGGTTGAAGTCCTCCCAGCCTTAGAACGACAGGTGAGGCATGCCAATGCAGTGCTTGTAAATAAAATGGATCTCATTGATGAAAATAAATTTAAAGAAATATCGGATAAAATAGGGGAGATAAATCCAAGTGTAAAAATTTACGCTGCCACTCATTGCGATGTAGATATTAAAATGATTGTGGAAAATTTTGCAGTAAATACTGCAGTAAGCGAGGATACTACCAATACTTATGAATCAAGGCCAAATACATTTATAGTAAAAGCAGATGAGCCTATTGAAGAAAGCAAGCTTATCCAGTTTATTGATCAAATTGCTGAAAGCAGTTACAGGATTAAAGGATTTGCTAATACTGAACAGGGAACGGTAGAAATCAGTGCAGTAATAAATCATATTATTGTTACCCCCTGGCACAAGGTGGAAAGAACAGAGATAGTTGTAATTTCTTCGGTGGGGATTAAGATGCTAAGTATGATTACTAAAGCATCAAATGATATTTTAGAAGGAAGGCTTTATATTTAAAATGGCTGATAATAAGAAAAGATATTATAGAAAAAACATTGAATTGTTTGTTCTGCTAAATAAAATGAAGTTATGGCCGTCCAGAAATGGTGTGCTTCACGGAATCAAAGAAATTGAACTTCAGGGGAAATATGCAACCATCACAACACATTGTGGCAAAACGTTTCAGACTAATAACTCCAGGAATTCAAGAGCAGCAAGGTGGCTTAGAAATAAGTGGGCAGTAAAACCTTGTAAGGACTGCTGTGTACCGGAATGGAAGTTAGAGAAATATTCTAAGACATTTTTTGATTCCCATTATGGTAGTGACTTGATTCACAAATAATTGCTGGGGGTATATAGATGTTCATTGATATGAATTGCCCTTGTCAGGGAAAAAATTTGGATAAAATGCTTCAGCCGCTGATTTTGTGCATTCTTGCTGAAGGCGGTGATATGCATGGTTTTGCCCTATTAAGAGAAATAGGCAAAATGGAAAGATTTGCGGACAGTAAGCCGGATGCAACAGGAGTCTACAGGTATTTAAAAAAGATGGAAAGCTCCGGACTTCTTACGTCAAAGTGGGATATGGAGGATGATGGCAGCGGTAATCCCAAAAGGATTTTCAGTATTACAACTCAGGGAAAGGCCTGCCTGGCCAACTGGTCTGTAGCACTATATGATTACAATCAGTATATCGATAGCCTGATTGATATGATTAACAAGGCTGTCAGTAAATAATCCCAAAGTTTATTTAGGCAGTCACAGATAATATCAGGACGCTATTAACATTTATTTTTTAAAGAACAGAGTATGTGTAAACATACTCTTTTGTTTTTTGTGATTAATATTTCCTTGATTGTTGCATATTAATATGGTAGACTGGTACAAGTGACAAGACACATATATATATTAGTGGTAATATATATGTATACTTATAAAAGGAGAAGATTTTATGGAACATATTGCAAAAAGAATTGACAGGTTACCTACAACACCTATGTTGAAAAAAATTTTATTCCTGACAGGGATTGGGTGGATGTTTGATGCGATGGATCAGGGAATGGTATCTGGTGTTATGGCAGCTATTGGTACGGACTGGGGATTAAGCACTGGACAGATTGGATTATTGGGGAGCTCAGGCATGCTGGGGATGATAATAGGAGCCGCTTTATCGGGTATGGCCGCTGATAGATGGGGCAGACGGAATATTGTCATGTGTACGCTGATTATTTATGGTATCGCCAGTGGTTTATCAGGATTTGCAGTAAATTATCCCATGCTTCTTGTACTGCGATTTTGTACAGGTTTTGGATTAGGTGGGGAATTACCTGCTGCTTCCACATTGATTAGTGAATATTCCCCTAAGAAAGTTCGTGGGCGCAATGTTATTATTTTAGAAAGCTTTTGGGCCTGGGGATGGATTTTAGCAGCGTTGGTTGCGTATCTGCTTATTCCCGTTTATGGCTGGAGGATAGCATTCTTTGTGGGAGCCGTACCTGCATTATTTGCAGCTTATTTGAGAAGAGCTGTGCCGGAATCTCCACGATACCTGGAAACCATGGGAAAACATGCAGAGGCAGATCAGCTGGTGCGAATGATGGAAATGCAGGCCAATGTTGAAAATCTGCCATATCAGGCAGAAGAACAGCACCAGAGAAGGAATGAAAAATCTCGCTTAACATTGGGAGAGTTATGGTCTAAAAAGTATGCCAGAACTACACTGGTGCTCTGGATTATATGGATTGGAATAAATTTCGGGTATTACGGTTTTGTTTTGTGGACCCCTTCTTTATTAATGGCACAGGGGTTTGCATTAGTAAAAAGCTTTGAATTCACATTAATTATGTGTCTCGCACAGCTACCTGGCTATTTTAGTGCAGCACATCTGGTGGAAAGAATTGGACGAAAAAAGGTACTGACTGTTTATTTTGCCGGAACAGCTTTAGCTGCATGGCTGTTTGGGCACGCAGGTTCTACAATGCAGGTTCTGCTGTATGGCTGTCTGCTTTACTTTTTCAGCCTGGGGCATGGGGATGTGTTTATACTTATACACCAGAAGTATATCCTACTGTTGCCAGAGCCAGCGGTGCAGGCTGGGCCGCTGCTTTTGGCAGGATTGGTGCATTTATCGCCCCACTTATTGTACCCGTAATATATAGTACTTATGGCAACAGAACAGGGTATGGATATATCTTCGCCTTACTTACGGGAGTATTTGCCATTGTTGCTATTGTAGTTGCTATTTTTGGCAAAGAAACTATGGGAAAATCACTGGAAGAAATTAGTCAGTAGTAGTAATAAATATGGGATAAATATAAACAGGAGATTAACTCCTGTTTTATTTTTGCTATTTATTAAAATATTTTTAACAAATTATTACAATTAATGTAGAAATTTGACGAAAAAAGAGGATTTTTGTTGTAATTTTTACTGCTTATGGTACAATTATGACGTCAGCAGTCAGTTGGATTGCTAAAAATATTTGAGGAGAAGGAATAAAGTATATGCTGAAAAACATGAAAATTGGGAAAAAATTAATTATTACTTTTGTTTTGGTTGCAATTATATCCAGTATAGGTGGGGTAGTTGGTCTTTATGTGATGACTCACATGAATACAGACTATGGAAAAGCACTTGTTAATTATGGATTTGCACAGGGTAACATTGGACGTTTTAATGCAGAATTAAATAACACTCGTGTTCTTTTAAGAAATATAATTATTGATACTGATGTTCAGCAGATGAAGAATGATCGGGAGGCAATAACAAAATCCTTTGACAAAATGAATACATATTTAGCAATGGTTGAAAAAAGCATAGATTCTGACAAAGAGAAAAAGGAATATCAGAATATTAAGGATAATATAGAAAAGATTAATTCCATTGCTGACCAGGAGATTAATCTGGCTATGCAGAATAAAAATGCTGAGGCATTTTCCTTTTTAATGGAAAAGGGTACCCCTGTTGTGAGTAACATTTCAGCCTCTGTGGAAACTTTAATGAATGAAAAAACTAC carries:
- a CDS encoding CobW family GTP-binding protein; protein product: MIQMVLLTGFLGAGKTTLMQRLLDTYREHKIGVIVNEFGQINIDAKLVSRDGILMKELSNGSIFCACIKDKFVDGLIDMSKRDIEYLFIEASGLADPSNMGNIIEGIRKATNNNYILKGTICIADGLNFADMVEVLPALERQVRHANAVLVNKMDLIDENKFKEISDKIGEINPSVKIYAATHCDVDIKMIVENFAVNTAVSEDTTNTYESRPNTFIVKADEPIEESKLIQFIDQIAESSYRIKGFANTEQGTVEISAVINHIIVTPWHKVERTEIVVISSVGIKMLSMITKASNDILEGRLYI
- a CDS encoding PadR family transcriptional regulator — translated: MFIDMNCPCQGKNLDKMLQPLILCILAEGGDMHGFALLREIGKMERFADSKPDATGVYRYLKKMESSGLLTSKWDMEDDGSGNPKRIFSITTQGKACLANWSVALYDYNQYIDSLIDMINKAVSK
- the pylD gene encoding 3-methylornithyl-N6-L-lysine dehydrogenase PylD is translated as MTRLRTEWIEYMLDGMEEYNKQLKIKTGMDLADFIKDTFNMQEAVFQQARDTKKIAVVPITQGEGIISSFSESVAAIIKSIGFNALVTEHTDIDGIYEGTEKGCDIFFFADDARYLALNIKSGNVCDNNYATALGFIKVLKALMNKNGKNIREEKILQIGYGIVGRESEKILLQDKINFDIFDKNLDVIKELPYEKLTEKDQIRNYNYIVDFTNEGGWLKKECLSPDLLYVSPGVPYSMDSEAEAYFENRAVHDNLEIGTAIMLGRVIAD
- a CDS encoding MFS transporter; this encodes MEHIAKRIDRLPTTPMLKKILFLTGIGWMFDAMDQGMVSGVMAAIGTDWGLSTGQIGLLGSSGMLGMIIGAALSGMAADRWGRRNIVMCTLIIYGIASGLSGFAVNYPMLLVLRFCTGFGLGGELPAASTLISEYSPKKVRGRNVIILESFWAWGWILAALVAYLLIPVYGWRIAFFVGAVPALFAAYLRRAVPESPRYLETMGKHAEADQLVRMMEMQANVENLPYQAEEQHQRRNEKSRLTLGELWSKKYARTTLVLWIIWIGINFGYYGFVLWTPSLLMAQGFALVKSFEFTLIMCLAQLPGYFSAAHLVERIGRKKVLTVYFAGTALAAWLFGHAGSTMQVLLYGCLLYFFSLGHGDVFILIHQKYILLLPEPAVQAGPLLLAGLVHLSPHLLYP
- the pylSn gene encoding pyrrolysine--tRNA(Pyl) ligase small subunit → MADNKKRYYRKNIELFVLLNKMKLWPSRNGVLHGIKEIELQGKYATITTHCGKTFQTNNSRNSRAARWLRNKWAVKPCKDCCVPEWKLEKYSKTFFDSHYGSDLIHK